DNA from Brassica napus cultivar Da-Ae chromosome C4, Da-Ae, whole genome shotgun sequence:
TTCCTTCCCCTATAGGAACGAGGTCTCCTCCGTTGCCAAGAACACACTTCACTCCTCCATCAATGGAAACTCACCgacgaacaaaccaagctcgtcGACAAAGCAGGCTTCGGACTCTTCCGCCGAATCGGCCCAATGACACTAAACAACTCCTTAATCTCCGCTCTCGTCGAGCGGTGGAGAAGAGAAACCAACACATTCCATCTCCCCTTAGGAGAAACGACGATAACCCTCGACGAAGTATCCTTAGTACTCGGCCTCCAGATCGATCGAGACCTCGTCGTTGGCTCCAAAGTAGGGACGAGGCTGCGATGGATATGTGCGGGACACTCTTGGGGCAGCTCCCGTCCGCTGCGAACAAAGAAGTTAACTGCTCGAGGGTTAAACCTATCTGGCTTAAGAGAACGTTCTCTGCAGAGGCGGATATAGAACTGGATTTAATGGAGGGCACATAACATTTCTcactatattttataattgtcATTGATTAAGCTTAACTActcaaagaaattaaaaaattagatggGGGCATGTGCCCCCCTACGGCTCTTACTATGTTCGCCACTGGTTCtcgaaaataagatttttttaaagtgttcacgcttattaagaattcaataaatatttataatttaatttttcttttactttattatatattttccaataatttttcaccaatgaaatttaatcaattcaaatattttcatttaatgttttttaaaagtattaaaaagtaccttaaacatatagaaaatctatatttgtggaacaaataaaaaatctaaaacattttactttcgggaacggatagagtattgttttagttttatatttgtaaggcatatttacaaataattttgataaaatatgtatatttataccAAATTTGATaaacatagattaaaaaaattagtagtcaacaaaaaaaagataaaaaaattagtcattatatttcaaaaataaaatcttgacaaaaataaaatttataatgaaaatttaCTTTAATGGTTGTTGTATGAGTTATTAGTTATcaccatatttaaaatttttttgtcaaaaatatgAGCATTTTTAAAGGAAGCTATATATGTTACAATTAAGTGAtctcatgtcatattttttctaaaaccaatgtcatattttttggtGAGAATAAATATGGTGATGACATAtaagcaaatcattttttcaaataatgtcTAGAAAATTTGATTTGACCCTAAAATCTTTTTTAGTTGAAATACATAACGTAATAGTTTATGTACCTAAAAACCGTTTTGCTTCACAAAtgatttaacaaaaataaaattgtagagGTCCATTTCAGAAATTTTGAAACTCTTGTGCTATATGAGAATTTGAATGAAGTTggcaaattttgaaaatgtgaTACGTAATAAAAGAAACGAGTTTGTATTACTTTTTATGGTTGACAAAAGAAAGTGTTACTTTGCTGGACAGATAAATTAGCTGCTGAGTGTCAGTGTAAACAAgaagtaaaaataatatttctcttAAACGTTAGAGTTTTCTAGTATTTCTATGTAATACAAAACGAGCAAATGTATTTATAACAAAGCAATAAAAACACAATATCAGAAACAAACACACATGATTTTTAGAGTATAAAATAGAAGAAACATAAACAATACATGTTGGAGATAGTATATGGTTCACAAAGACTTGGAGAAACGTACAAGATGAGGTTAACGAGTATTTATGGTGAGCACTCGAGGTTTGTTTTGGCGGACCTTCTCCATGAACCAAATATGTCCAATCACTAATCCGCAGAAGATTCCAGGTCCATAGGCTATCGCAGCTGCTATCCAGTTGAACACTGGTTCTTCTTGCTCTGTTAGATCCTCGGAATCTTGTGGTGTTGTAGGATTAGGAGAATGAGTTTCTCCACATATTTCCTGAAGACCATCGAGTTTGGGGTTGTCCATGAATGAAGAACATTTTTGGCTTTGAAACTGCGTGCCCCTTGGCACAGAGCCTTCGAGAAAGTTATGAGAGAAGTTCATGttagaaagagaagagatatTGCCAAGTTCAAGAGGAATATGACCAGACAGCTTGTTTCGCGACACGTCTAGTGTTTCAAGCACCGTTAGATTTGCCAAGGATTGGGGGATGTTGCTTGTGAATGCATTACCTGACAAATTCAGAAGACGCAATCCTTTCAACAAGCCGATTGATTCAGGAATGCTTCCATATAATCTATTTCCAGAAAAATCAATGGCTTTGTAATCTTTCCGGATCCGCCCAAACTCCATCTCTACTCCTTTATTCACCATCTCCATCGAATTATGATATTTTTCCCCATAGCTAGGCCAATACTCGTCATCGGCCATGTACTCGTCCATGTGGACGTAAAGCGTGTCATCTTCTATGGATGATGTGCTCATATCACGCCAGTTGGAAAAATATGAAGGCGGTAAAGTTCCAGTGAAGTAATTCTGTGATATATCGATGACTCTGGCACTTTGAAACTCAGTAGATACCTGGGGCTGATACAACGTCCCATGAAACTGGTTAGATCGCAGGATGAGGACATGTAATGACGACATATATCCCAACCAAGATGGAAATATGTCCTTGATTTTGTTGCCATTCAAATTCAGAAATTGCATAGCTTGACACTTGATCATGGATCTTGGGAGTTTTCCCTCCAGCTGGTTGTGGCTGACATCAACTGTTTTCAACATGGTCGCATTGGAAAATATATCTGGAATAATTCCGTTGAAACAATTGTGATGTAGAATTAACACTCTAAGATAGCCAATGGAGTTCCTTAAACATTGAGGTATTGAGCCGACAAAGAGATTATTTGACAAGTTTAAGATCCGTAACGATCTTAGTTTGCAGATCCAATCAGGAAATGGTCCTCCAATTGAATTAGAATTAAGATCCAACACCGACACTTCCGAATCATTAAGAGCTTCCCATGATTTCCCAAAGCTGCTGAATGCATTCTGAGCAAGAACTACCTCCCACATGACAAAAAATCCTGGTACTTCGCCTTCTAATTTATTGTTTGAAAGACCAAGATAAAAGAGATTTAACTTGGACAAAGATTTGGGAACTGATCCAATGAAATGGTTGTGGCTAAGATCCAGATAGCTAACACTTAGAAATTCGGATATATATTCGGGTATTGGCCCCATGAAGTTGTTGTAGCTAAGATCCAAATGCCGGAGACGTTCAGGTATAGATTGTGGGATTGGGCCACTGATATTGTTGTTGGTAAGATGTAATTCTCTGAGATGAGAAAATCTTGATAGAGATTGGGGAATTTTCCCAACAAATTCGTTAtcaccaagaaacaaagaaTCAAGGTTGGACGAAGAAGATGTATTCCCGAGCTCGATATGTCCACTGAATTTGTTTCCACCCAAACTAACCATTCGTAATGAAGAGATCATGAACAAAAATGTAGGGAAAGACCCAACAAATGAGTTATCACCCACCGAAATGTACTCCAAGTAGCAGAGTCGACTCAAGTCACGTGGAAGAGTGGACTGAAAGTTATTAGAGAAAAGGTTTAGAAGGATCAGGCTGGTTAAATTTGAAAGTTTAAGATGGGAAATGCCACCAGTAAACTGATTTTCTGAGAGGTCTAACTGAGACAACTTCGTCAAATTGGCAAGTGAAATTGGAATATTGCCATGAAGATTGTTTTCGCTAAGGCTCAGGTAGGTTAGTTGGTTTAGGTTTCCAATTGAAATCGGAAACTCACCAACTAATTGATTTTGGCTAAGGTCAAGATATGTGAGGCGAGAAAGGTTCCCAAATGAAGAAGAAATCTCCCCATAAAGATAGCAATTTGAAAGCCTTAGCTGACGAAGATTTTGGAGTTTGAAAAGAGCACTGTTAAATTTCAAAGAGTTGTTGCC
Protein-coding regions in this window:
- the LOC125586385 gene encoding protein MAIN-LIKE 1-like; translation: MDIDVGPVDPSVLYEQELHVSSAVWEAQERGLLRCQEHTSLLHQWKLTDEQTKLVDKAGFGLFRRIGPMTLNNSLISALVERWRRETNTFHLPLGETTITLDEVSLVLGLQIDRDLVVGSKVGTRLRWICAGHSWGSSRPLRTKKLTARGLNLSGLRERSLQRRI
- the LOC106391206 gene encoding receptor-like protein 31 isoform X1 is translated as MVIIQGQRYSLCGAITIYFFCFLHPLSNSFASPTRSMCRPDQRDILLEFKSEFPKEEFSEFPKFSASLWDENGDCCSWDGVTCDGTFGKVISLQLMSYSGNNSLKFNSALFKLQNLRQLRLSNCYLYGEISSSFGNLSRLTYLDLSQNQLVGEFPISIGNLNQLTYLSLSENNLHGNIPISLANLTKLSQLDLSENQFTGGISHLKLSNLTSLILLNLFSNNFQSTLPRDLSRLCYLEYISVGDNSFVGSFPTFLFMISSLRMVSLGGNKFSGHIELGNTSSSSNLDSLFLGDNEFVGKIPQSLSRFSHLRELHLTNNNISGPIPQSIPERLRHLDLSYNNFMGPIPEYISEFLSVSYLDLSHNHFIGSVPKSLSKLNLFYLGLSNNKLEGEVPGFFVMWEVVLAQNAFSSFGKSWEALNDSEVSVLDLNSNSIGGPFPDWICKLRSLRILNLSNNLFVGSIPQCLRNSIGYLRVLILHHNCFNGIIPDIFSNATMLKTVDVSHNQLEGKLPRSMIKCQAMQFLNLNGNKIKDIFPSWLGYMSSLHVLILRSNQFHGTLYQPQVSTEFQSARVIDISQNYFTGTLPPSYFSNWRDMSTSSIEDDTLYVHMDEYMADDEYWPSYGEKYHNSMEMVNKGVEMEFGRIRKDYKAIDFSGNRLYGSIPESIGLLKGLRLLNLSGNAFTSNIPQSLANLTVLETLDVSRNKLSGHIPLELGNISSLSNMNFSHNFLEGSVPRGTQFQSQKCSSFMDNPKLDGLQEICGETHSPNPTTPQDSEDLTEQEEPVFNWIAAAIAYGPGIFCGLVIGHIWFMEKVRQNKPRVLTINTR
- the LOC106391206 gene encoding receptor-like protein 31 isoform X2 — encoded protein: MVIIQGQRYSLCGAITIYFFCFLHPLSNSFASPTRSMCRPDQRDILLEFKSEFPKEEFSEFPKFSASLWDENGDCCSWDGVTCDGTFGKVISLQLMSYSGNNSLKFNSALFKLQNLRQLRLSNCYLYGEISSSFGNLSRLTYLDLSQNQLVGEFPISIGNLNQLTYLSLSENNLHGNIPISLANLTKLSQLDLSENQFTGGISHLKLSNLTSLILLNLFSNNFQSTLPRDLSRLCYLEYISVGDNSFVGSFPTFLFMISSLRMVSLGGNKFSGHIELGNTSSSSNLDSLFLGDNEFVGKIPQSLSRFSHLRELHLTNNNISGPIPQSIPERLRHLDLSYNNFMGPIPEYISEFLSVSYLDLSHNHFIGSVPKSLSKLNLFYLGLSNNKLEGEVPGFFVMWEVVLAQNAFSSFGKSWEALNDSEVSVLDLNSNSIGGPFPDWICKLRSLRILNLSNNLFVGSIPQCLRNSIGYLRVLILHHNCFNGIIPDIFSNATMLKTVDVSHNQLEGKLPRSMIKCQAMQFLNLNGNKIKDIFPSWLGYMSSLHVLILRSNQFHGTLYQPQVSTEFQSARVIDISQNYFTGTLPPSYFSNWRDMSTSSIEDDTLYVHMDEYMADDEYWPSYGEKYHNSMEMVNKGVEMEFGRIRKDYKAIDFSGNRLYGSIPESIGLLKGLRLLNLSGSVPRGTQFQSQKCSSFMDNPKLDGLQEICGETHSPNPTTPQDSEDLTEQEEPVFNWIAAAIAYGPGIFCGLVIGHIWFMEKVRQNKPRVLTINTR